The DNA sequence CACGGCTGCATCCTCACTCCGCGCATCATACATGGGATTCATCTTGCGCAACGACCCAAACCCGCCCTTCAAGTCATACACCACCGTCCGCGGCAGAAACGTGTCCGAGCCATCCTCACCTACTCCCGCTCTAAAGTGGACGTTGTGGTCGACATGgctcttttcgtcttctgAATAGGTAAAGTACGACTCTTGTGTGTTCCAGAAGTGGGTGGCGACGTAGTTGCTGAGACTGCCCAGCTGCAGCGTCACAATCTCACGCATGGCTGCTGTCTATATGAAGGATTGATGCTTTgacaaagaaacaagatgaagaatggTGAGTCAAAGGACCATTTTGGCTGGTAAATCTTTTATGTGAATTGTAACTATTTGACTGAATTTTTGGAGCTCTCTCAATAGCTACAGGGTACGTTGATGGGTGCTGACTAATAACTGTCATCTTCTGATGCCACAAATCGATCACGCATCGTCTCTATTAAAATGCTGTTGTTGATATCTATTCACTTAGAAACTAGTAGTTGTTAACATAATCTTTTAGCTACAGCACAAATCATTGAGTAGGCTGTGTCATGACTGCTGCTGTCAATCATATTGGATTGTGCTATCAGAGAGGGGTACGAAAACAAAGAAGCGCACATATAGACCATGCCTGTGAAAAAAGAGTagattattatttatatatataggaGCCGTCCGCCTCATAACACGCTTACAATCACCGAGGCCTGGTTTTTACAACCTTCATAGTACACAAGTCTCTCCAAAAGAAACTGCAACACTCGAATGGGTCTGGACGTAAATGGGTTaaacaaaaaacaagacaaatgacagaaaggaaaagaaaaagaaaggagaagaatttTTGGCTGCTCCCGCCGACCGTACCATCATACAAGTCATTCATTTCAACATTTCGACGCCAAACCATCCGGGCGAGCAAGCCATGATGTGACAAACCCAATAACACCAATGCTGCTGACGAGCTCAAGCGTCAGCCTGCTGTTACACTTGATCTGGCCGGCTAGCCCCAGAAGCCCGAGTGGATCCTGGTGATGGGGCACTACTTCATCACgctttgactttttgcttttctggCGCCTCAGTTTCTGGTTGACCCTTGCCAGCGGCATGTTGTTGTTCATCGTCATGCCAGGCCCGAGCATCGGCACTGGCAACTCTCCAAGGCGCTCTGCTTCAAGGCTTTGCCGCAGGCTCTCTGCccagctcgccatctccagcggccGGTCGTACTGTTCCGGCGAGTATGAACGTCCCCATAACGAAGGGGAATACGAGTACAAGCTCATGGGCTGCCGACAGATGAGGGCTGTCTGCGCCGACGAGGTGATTGCCGTCTGCCTCCGCCATCGGACGCATTTGAGGGAGGCGGCATGCCGTAGTCTTGCGCTTCCATCGTGCGACATGAGCTGCTCCACAAGCCTACTGAGATCGGTAGAGACGAGTGGGCGCACATATTCTGAATTCATGAGTACACTGGCGTCCATTACGTCGTCGTCAGAATCGGATATACTCGAGACGGCATAGATGTCAGAAGTCTCAGAAGACACCCCAGGAGCACGGAACGAGAAGTACTCCACGTCCTTTTCACGTAGGTCGTCATCGATATACTGCTTGCAGGCCATGGCCTGGTCATTGTTGATTTCATCGGCACGGGCTAGCAGTGGGATGACATTGGTCGtgttctgcagcagcctgaTTGTTTCTACGTCTGAGGGTTCAGGTCCTGTAGCGTGGTCAGATTCAGGTGGTCTCGAGCAGTCATGACAAATAGAAAAGGAGCAGGGCAATACCTGTGTGAGGCAACATGTACAAAACCGCATCTACAATAGGCTCGGTCCCGCTGCTCAAGAGGTTCCAGAGGTCACCATCACTGATTGGCCGGTTCAATAGGGGGGAGAAGCTGCGATTCAACGTAGCGGATTGCTGGGTGGGTGCCTTGAGATGTTTGCGGCGGACAGTCTACAAAGCAGAGGTTGCGGTCAAGCATCTCGTCCATGGCCgagcttcttcgtctcgATGCAGTAGACTGATCCAGCTCTGCCTTCCACCACGGGTAAGGGCGGGTGCTCGCATATACTTCTGACACCTCGCCTTTATTGTGATTCGATACGGGGTCAACATGAACAATATGCTCGCTGGATTGCGCAATGGCTGTGATCAGAGTTGACTTTCCAATACCTTATCAATATTCCAGTTAGCATATACTTGGGCGTGGACTGTGCCGAGGCGGAGGACATACCATCTGGGCCCGTCACCAGAACCTTGAGCTTTCCCAGCGACTTTCCCGTGGTTGAAAAGGGTCGCCGACGCGGAACCGTCAAGCTGGGCATGATAAGCTGAGGCGTATGACTTCCTGCGAGATCCCCCATAGTATGCGAATAAAGGCCGATGTCGCCTTGGTGAGGGCTGATGAGACTTAGAGACGAGCTGATTCGGCTGGCGGACATGGAGTGGACCGGCGAACTCAGTGGCGAAGAAGCCGAGCTGATGACAGACTCGGGGCCTGTAGTCCCCAGATTCACCGGCGTCATGGGCCGCGAGAGATCGTGCGGAGTCTCGCCGCCCGGCTGAGATGACAGGGACGGCGAAGGCCATGATATGGAGGTTGATGCCGACATGTTGGATCGGTGGCCACTCTTGCCGGCCCGCTGGCTGGTTTCATAGTCGCTCTTGTAGGGGAATCGCTGCGTGTGGAAGCTCATCTCGCCCAGGTCGCTGATCGAATCCTCCGTGCCGACCATGTACGTCATGGCAGGCATCGTCGCATTTGGCGTCAAGCTGTCCGGTCGCCCACGATGGGCTGATGCGCTGCCGCTCGCCGGAACCGGTCGCATGATggctgctggatgctggatgctggccGCTGGCGATGGACCTGTTCGCTGCGTAGATGTCGGACAAGGCAAAAGGTGCGGCCCGGAGAGGAGGGCTTTATATCTCGACGCCCGGCACCGTGAAGATttacaacagcagcaagcgaCTTTGAGGACGGCTGACGTGGGATTTAGCCTTTGGGGAGACTCTTGGTCGGTGTTTTAACGCGACGGTGCAGCGTCGAGCAGAGGTATGGAGTACCGTCTCACCGAGTACTTGGCATGTACCCGGGTAAAGTGCTGTGGTGGAGATGCGCGACGCCGGCGAGCGGGGAACGACCTACGGCTACATTCCGCGTCGTACTCCATACTTGTCATTTGTTGGGAGCACCGCTTGCCATCGCTCTCAAGGCGCCTGTCACTGCTGTCACTGCTGTCACTGCTGTCACTGCTGCTGTCACgtcactgctgctgctagatGCTAAGGCAGCTGTAGTGCACTACAAGCGATTTACATGTACTCTATCATGTAGATGATGCCAGCTGCAGGGAACCTCTTGCCCCAAATCTCATACCGCAACACCAGGCCCGCGCCGGTAATACCTACGACTTGCGCAAAGTACTGATGACACCATAAAAGCTCCGTGTCTCTGCATGATGCATCTAGAGGTCTGCCAGCTCGCACCCCGTATTAGGAATACCCTCCTTTAGGCTCTCGCTGGAATGCAGGCACCGCACTCTAGATAGACTCGCCGTTATCTAAGTGCATATCGCAGATCCACTGTAGCGGGGCAGCCTAGTCCCGTCTCTGTCTATTCCCGTTTCGTGCTGccagctcgccagcctctTGGGGGACCAAGACAAAGGCTGCTCGCTCGTTGTATTGACTCATCTGCATCCAAGCAGACGAGCTGTCCGGTAGCAGCAAGAAACACCACCGTCGAAATGGACGGCAAAAGACACCCCAGTTCGttccagcagctggagaagctcggAGAGGGCACATATGCGACTGTGAGTGGTTCTTggtccctcttctcccattcTTTCCTCCACCACCGAAT is a window from the Trichoderma atroviride chromosome 5, complete sequence genome containing:
- a CDS encoding uncharacterized protein (EggNog:ENOG41) gives rise to the protein MRPVPASGSASAHRGRPDSLTPNATMPAMTYMVGTEDSISDLGEMSFHTQRFPYKSDYETSQRAGKSGHRSNMSASTSISWPSPSLSSQPGGETPHDLSRPMTPVNLGTTGPESVISSASSPLSSPVHSMSASRISSSLSLISPHQGDIGLYSHTMGDLAGSHTPQLIMPSLTVPRRRPFSTTGKSLGKLKVLVTGPDGIGKSTLITAIAQSSEHIVHVDPVSNHNKGEVSEVYASTRPYPWWKAELDQSTASRRRSSAMDEMLDRNLCFVDCPPQTSQGTHPAIRYVESQLLPPIEPANQ
- a CDS encoding uncharacterized protein (EggNog:ENOG41) is translated as MLPHTGPEPSDVETIRLLQNTTNVIPLLARADEINNDQAMACKQYIDDDLREKDVEYFSFRAPGVSSETSDIYAVSSISDSDDDVMDASVLMNSEYVRPLVSTDLSRLVEQLMSHDGSARLRHAASLKCVRWRRQTAITSSAQTALICRQPMSLYSYSPSLWGRSYSPEQYDRPLEMASWAESLRQSLEAERLGELPVPMLGPGMTMNNNMPLARVNQKLRRQKSKKSKRDEVVPHHQDPLGLLGLAGQIKCNSRLTLELVSSIGVIGFVTSWLARPDGLASKC